The sequence CATAGCAGTCCGTCGGCCGCTGCACGGGATCGGCGATCGACTGCAGCGTTGCCGCGAGTGTCGCATTGGCGCGGTAGCCCGCCCAGGTCCACCAGCGCACGTCGCTGCCCTGCCGTGCCACCAGCGTGCCGCCTGGATGCACGGTGTCAGGAGCTTCTTCCTCCCGCCAAGCGGCGAGGCACACCTCAGCTCGTCGTGTGAGCGAGACGGAGGGGTCGGCTCCCAGGAGGACTTCTCGCATCGCGCGCGTGAGGGCAAAGGAGAGTCCGGCGAGCGAGCCGCTGGTCCACTTGGCGACGCCGCCGCCTTCGGTCGGCTCGGCGAAGGCCCGTTTGCGAGTCCAGTCGATGAACGTCACCTGCCAGCTGCGCCCGCCGAGGAGGAGACGGCGAGGCCCGGGACGTTCCTCCGTGAGTACGGAAGGGTCTATCTGCCCGATCTCGGTGCGCCCGGAGAGGACCGTGAACTGCGGGGGCGCGGTGAAGGACGCCGTCAGTTCGATGAAGTGCCGGCGACCGAAGCGTCGTTCGGCTTCGGGACCGACGAAGAGCAGGCCATCGTCCTCGTCGAGGAAACCTTGCGCTATCAGATGGCGCACGACAGGTGCCGCGGAGCGGTCGAAGGGAGCCAGCCCGTTCCACTGTTGGTGCCACAACTGGTCACCGAGCCGTTGCTGCTGGAGAGTGGCGGCCAGGAGCTGTTGAGCCACCAGATGGCGCGGCTCGGGCGGCGCGGTCACCGGCTCGACCCAGCCCCTTCCCCAGAGCAGAAGCATTGCCGCTGCCTGGAGGAGGCTGTCTTTGCGGGTTGCCAGGAACAGACAGTTGCGTCTGCTCCCTGGACGCCGACCCGTACGCCCGATGCGTTGCAGGAACGAGGCGACAGTGCTGGGAGAGTCGATCTGAACGACGCGGTCCAAGTCGCCGACGTCGATGCCCAGTTCCAGGGTGGAAGTGGACACGATCACGCAGTCCCGAGCCTCGGCGAAAGCTTGCTCGGACCTAGCTCTCTCCTCAGCCGCCAGCGATGCGTGCGACAGAAACACCGTCACCTCACGCTCGCGCAGCGCCGCACCCAGCTGCTCGACCTGCCGCCGGGAATCACAGAAGACCAACCGCTTCTCGCCCCGGTGCAGTGCGGCGATGAGCTTGGCGGCATTGTCGAGGGAACCTACGTAGTCCAGCTCCACCTCACCCGCAGGGCGGGCGCTCTCCGCGGTCGCCCCGTGGTTCGACGACACGTCCGGTACGGGGGTCAGGTCCGGTGCGATGACCTGTGCCGGTCGCTTTCCGGCCCCCGAGCCCTGCAGCCAGGTGAGCAGGTGCCCCGGATTACCGACGGTCGCCGACAGCCCGATCCGCTGGATGGGATGTCCTGTGACTCTTGCCAGGCGCTCCAGCACCGCGAGCAGGTGCCAGCCCCGATCGTCCCCCGCGAAGGCGTGCACCTCGTCCACGACGACCGCCCGCACGCGCCCCAGAAGGTGTGCGTGATCGGTTTTCACGCCGATCAGCATGGCTTCCAGGGACTCCGGTGTGGTGAGCAGGATGTCCGGGGGTTCGGTGCGGATGCGCTGCCGCTGCGACTCCTTCGTGTCACCGTGCCACAGCGCCGCCCGGCGCCCGAGCCACTGAGCGTACGCGTCGATGCGCGTCACGAGGTTGTTGAGCAGCGCCTTGAGCGGACACAGATAGAGCACGGAGGTGCCGGTCCAGCCCTGCTCCGACATGGCGGACAGCATCGGCAGACAGGCTGCCTCGGTCTTTCCGCCTGCTGTGGGAGCGAGAAGAACCGCGTCCTCGCCGTCCATCAATGGATGGATCGCTGCCCGCTGTAGCGGCCGCAGGTCAGGCCAGCCGAGCGTGTTCACCACATGGTGGAGGACAACCGGGTCGAGCCGCTCTACGGGGTCCTCGTCGTGCGCGGGGAGAGTGGAACCCGGGTGAGGAGCGGCGCTCGCGCCCTCGGCGCCTGCCATCACACGTCCAGTTCGAT is a genomic window of Streptomyces gilvosporeus containing:
- a CDS encoding DEAD/DEAH box helicase, whose amino-acid sequence is MAGAEGASAAPHPGSTLPAHDEDPVERLDPVVLHHVVNTLGWPDLRPLQRAAIHPLMDGEDAVLLAPTAGGKTEAACLPMLSAMSEQGWTGTSVLYLCPLKALLNNLVTRIDAYAQWLGRRAALWHGDTKESQRQRIRTEPPDILLTTPESLEAMLIGVKTDHAHLLGRVRAVVVDEVHAFAGDDRGWHLLAVLERLARVTGHPIQRIGLSATVGNPGHLLTWLQGSGAGKRPAQVIAPDLTPVPDVSSNHGATAESARPAGEVELDYVGSLDNAAKLIAALHRGEKRLVFCDSRRQVEQLGAALREREVTVFLSHASLAAEERARSEQAFAEARDCVIVSTSTLELGIDVGDLDRVVQIDSPSTVASFLQRIGRTGRRPGSRRNCLFLATRKDSLLQAAAMLLLWGRGWVEPVTAPPEPRHLVAQQLLAATLQQQRLGDQLWHQQWNGLAPFDRSAAPVVRHLIAQGFLDEDDGLLFVGPEAERRFGRRHFIELTASFTAPPQFTVLSGRTEIGQIDPSVLTEERPGPRRLLLGGRSWQVTFIDWTRKRAFAEPTEGGGVAKWTSGSLAGLSFALTRAMREVLLGADPSVSLTRRAEVCLAAWREEEAPDTVHPGGTLVARQGSDVRWWTWAGYRANATLAATLQSIADPVQRPTDCYVRLREDLTPAMWRASHDAADGGAALVLPDVDRRAVHGLKFSAALPERLAVASVAARLADFDGARAALEETVRFLSSTT